In the Plasmodium chabaudi chabaudi strain AS genome assembly, chromosome: 13 genome, one interval contains:
- a CDS encoding fructose-bisphosphate aldolase, putative, translated as MVACVEYKNAPMKLPKEVAHELAETAKKLVAPGKGILAADESTQTIKKRFDNIKIENTVENRANYRDLLFGTKGLGKFISGAILFEETLFQKNEAGVPLVNLLHDEDIIPGIKVDKGLVSIPCTDDEKSTQGLDGLAERCKEYYKAGARFAKWRAVLVIDPVKGKPTDLSIHEVSWGLARYAAICQQNKLVPIVEPEILADGGHTIEVCATVTQKVLASVFKALHDNGVLLEGALLKPNMVTAGYDCTEKTKTDDIGFFTVRTLRRTVPPALPGVVFLSGGQSEEDASVNLNSINVLGPHPWALTFSYGRALQASVLSTWQGKKENVAKAREVLLQRAEANSLATYGKYKGGAGGSTAGASLYEKKYVY; from the exons ATG GTTGCATGCgtagaatataaaaatgccCCTATGAAACTTCCAAAGGAAGTTGCCCATGAACTTGCTGAAACAGCTAAGAAACTTGTAGCACCAGGAAAGGGAATTTTAGCTGCAGATGAATCAACACAAACAATTAAGAAAAGATtcgataatataaaaatcgaGAATACCGTTGAAAATAGAGCTAACTATAgagatttattatttggaaCTAAAGGATTAGGAAAATTCATTTCAGGtgcaattttatttgaagaAACTTTAttccaaaaaaatgaagcTGGTGTACCATTAGTAAACTTATTACATGATGAAGATATAATACCAGGAATTAAAGTTGACAAAGGTTTAGTTAGTATCCCATGTACTGACGATGAAAAATCAACCCAAGGTTTAGATGGATTAGCAGAAAGGTGCaaagaatattataaagCTGGTGCAAGGTTTGCAAAATGGAGAGCAGTTTTAGTAATTGATCCAGTTAAAGGCAAACCAACTGATTTATCTATCCATGAAGTATCATGGGGATTAGCTAGATATGCAGCTATATGCCAACAAAATAAACTTGTTCCAATTGTTGAACCCGAAATTTTGGCTGATGGAGGCCACACAATTGAAGTATGTGCAACTGTTACCCAAAAGGTTTTAGCAAGCGTATTTAAAGCTTTACATGATAATGGTGTATTATTAGAAGGAGCTTTATTAAAACCAAATATGGTAACAGCTGGATATGATTGTACTGAAAAAACCAAAACAGATGATATTGGTTTCTTCACAGTAAGAACTTTAAGAAGAACAGTACCACCAGCTTTACCAGGagttgtatttttatcagGAGGTCAATCAGAAGAAGATGCATCAGTCAATTTAAATTCTATCAATGTATTAGGTCCACACCCATGGGCACTAACATTTTCCTATGGTAGAGCTTTACAAGCATCTGTATTAAGCACCTGGCAAGGaaagaaagaaaatgtTGCTAAAGCACGAGAAGTTTTATTACAAAGAGCTGAAGCAAACTCATTGGCAACATACGGAAAATATAAGGGAGGAGCAGGAGGAAGTACTGCTGGCGCCTCattatatgaaaagaaatatgtttactaa
- a CDS encoding prolyl hydroxylase-like protein, putative: MEAEWDETVLNKFYNYLYECFDYEKCLELENSIRLEMGTEPQIHKGCGSCHKEKCNINIRSYKFKKDDNDLLGEIIDNEKSEENIKKSLNNIAEKAYTIYNNILTKEALKNGNRNKENQIDIETDHFLRTYILKTVFNKYIIAKVKKKIKEIHCKNTKDIISLANPLNMKEHDLNRIQSETIANLMNSNVSIQLNFMGKYMKLIYEELIFIEYNNQFNEFNSEYKNIRTDFYCWAYITSLDREKQQGLYKLLKELSLIPYELNKKANLSLQICTLFRFLYYSPNKSFLKKHAEGGYGDMDNGQKVTCLYIPYVHPDDDVTIKVYKTENGFANKEEENNKVDNINQSLNVKDSLIQIVKPQSDSLILLQTRNTSYEISKTKHKFFIVHLSIYGPVSLDRNM; this comes from the coding sequence ATGGAGGCCGAATGGGATGAGactgttttaaataaattttataattatctaTATGAATGTTTtgattatgaaaaatgctTAGAATTAGAAAATTCGATAAGACTTGAAATGGGAACAGAACCCCAAATACATAAAGGATGTGGATCATGTCACaaagaaaaatgtaatataaatataaggtcatataaatttaaaaaagatgataaTGATTTATTAGGAGAAATTATAGATAATGAAAAGagtgaagaaaatataaaaaagtcattaaataatatagctGAAAAAGCATATACAAtttacaataatatattaactaaagaagcattaaaaaatggaaatagaaataaagaaaatcaaATAGATATAGAAACAGATCATTTCTTaagaacatatatattaaaaacagtttttaataaatatataattgcaaaggtaaaaaaaaaaataaaagaaattcattgtaaaaatacaaaagaCATTATATCATTAGCAAACCCGTTAAATATGAAAGAACATGATTTAAATAGGATTCAATCAGAGACGATTGCAAATTTAATGAATTCTAATGTAAGCATACAACTAAATTTTATGGGGAAATATATGAAGCTTATATATGAGGAACTGATATTcattgaatataataatcaaTTTAATGAGTTTAATagtgaatataaaaatataagaactgatttttattgttgGGCTTATATAACTAGTTTGGATAGAGAGAAACAACAAgggttatataaattattaaaggaattatcattaattccatatgaattaaataaaaaagcaaaTTTATCATTACAAATATGTACATTATTTCGATTCTTATATTATTCACCAAATaaatcttttttaaaaaaacatgcaGAAGGTGGGTATGGGGATATGGACAATGGTCAGAAGGTCACATGTTTATACATTCCATATGTACATCCAGATGATGATGTAACAATTAAAGTGTATAAAACTGAAAATGGCTTTGCAAACAAAGAAGAAGAGAATAACAAagttgataatataaatcagTCACTTAATGTTAAGGATAGTTTAATTCAGATTGTAAAACCACAAAGTGATTCTCTGATTTTATTGCAAACAAGAAATACATCATATGAAATTTCTAAAacaaaacataaatttttcatagTACATTTATCCATTTATGGGCCTGTATCATTAGACAGAAATATGTGA
- a CDS encoding shikimate dehydrogenase, putative — translation MNDIISKDNQIKSKNFVTIYTIRMYLNGFIIGYVFRKEIYKNFYIHKNDNIIFNIIKKNKLSSIYNNYKKPTYISKITLRYKTRNYLFKKLNPYNNNQNYQHTYKTILFHKLPYLKRNIHIPNFFAVRLSFWTCICSALCWHLNKRIDNIAISSTLSGLIASSTSKTFFRESTKVFIPNWFGCIISYVIFI, via the exons atgaaTGACATAATTTCAAAAgataatcaaataaaatctAAGAACTTCGTAACAATTTATACTATCCGTATGTATTTAAATGGTTTTATAATTGGATATGTTTTCAGAAaagaaatttataaaaatttttatatccataagaatgataatataatctttaatattataaaaaaaaacaaattatcatcaatttataataactaTAAAAAACCGACATATATATCGAAAATTACTTTACGCTACAAAACAAGAaactatttatttaaaaagctgaatccatataataataatcaaaattatcAGCATACCTACAAAACGATTTTATTCCACAAATTACCCTATTTGAAAAGAAACATTCACATCCCTAATTTTTTTGCCGTTAGATTATCATTTTGGacat gcATATGCTCCGCTCTATGTTGGCATTTAAACAAACGGATAGACAATATAGCAATTTCCTCTACTCTTTCTGGGCTTATAGCTTCATCCACAAG taaaacattttttagaGAATCCACAAAAGTTTTTATTCCTAATTGGTTTGGATGCATCATTAG ctatgtcatttttatttaa
- a CDS encoding eukaryotic translation initiation factor 2-alpha kinase 1, putative, with protein METDKINNGDDPLVSAGKLINDIYTLSSIKDIDIDIIQEGLLKKVMDDEETNGIMFAEDTSNSKNECIILNIRINVDKNNYGSNKYELGYADISVNIDFNKKEYNYSLDNSKLHKCYYYKITTFLNYIIEKKLNFKDSIMYLYSHTNDYNSMKCSCWVDDKNVEPILESKMNDTIKVEKKEKKLDNTALKKKEHFTEYSKGYIKANTENESEETNAKLKRKTCTVRSFSEDNISFTNNMGSLSGSSKFNEISSSGFLERGINKSGADTDSEIVKRKQANMNITKKMKNDGFNELLEKKGKNKIEENFKHDDNNKSINYSTEERNSKREDIKFSIKDAEEISDFLKTDYLNKTKKIKLNNMTEIDKNNIYEKEERKKKKFIKIMKENIPLTVLLASNGNGICKEIINKYSRYYRDFSEESVLGCGGFGYVMKVKNKKFNIAYAVKKITLSSYSSNKRENENDMARKYNNNVKKGNKCNDIEHMASRSFSSGNNIMNENNSLIMEEVIMIAKLQHENIVRYYDAWVENNIDYYLFKEIENNYKSVIKKKNKENKKNIYYIDEINNIRNYYNKKNKESIKINEKYLYILMEYCPGKTLREAIDCGFIYKNEKLIWELIKQILKGIYYIHDMKIMHRDIKPSNIFLQINDDILSAKIGDFGLTTKIDNTQINPSAGTVNYMSPEQINGEHFDQKADIFSLGVVFFEMFHEPFSTSMERSIVLSNLLKCIYPESIRSDNKIFQFLLSLLEIDPQKRLSAYSLLHENFFFSYEKKFNEIYNLVEKKRNCEEVQTIISTLFEKNDNKIEKNSIKKEDMVAFQGAKIFSEESNIKKSIKKKIILSFKKRGAIFLITPIILRNKYYINFENITIDEYNYSYNINKKKENKCKSIFINTNACNNIENVVYLLDIYGNIITLRNSFFLSFSEYIYENIDSYDKYNETLLFWKFYTKGYTYKYQIAKNKQPKKDMSTTNLYPDEVEKIFYCILINTKNVYSHEEFNYISIFANSDIFVSIYTLCNHASYFNKLIFVWSYIDLLPLILIECLDLPEDTSYDLAIILKKNSSQLINKSAISLLIQKFKLENNNISKVTDFIFNLFQIKCEINKIDEYFSILEKFLFDPLSKRNSDFNNTYNNSIMCNTTINNVGSMNTPKSSCKNGGNNNIGCTNNSGHANSSNINVINNNSLVTYDEKENPSHENDNCRTEYDGHKKYSNETEKCIKVMENKEKKINLLSVLDKVKNINKFIGTNTIIENVYFDIFLNYDENVFSNEIIFYVISDSKNKDIIAHGGKFDKLIRNMNNQKCANISHNNTNDNGVKNNSSVHIKAYGVEIYLEKIFTKITESNDKLSMNTQTTSGGDKFQIFNNFSLLHDYQNNFECTNNLISSQLNTGQFNYSCPKILIQVYEIENLLVAYDVSKKLLNKNIYSYIFFSANSANIKKKVKIFKPHKIKFIISIKSNSNDTAFNVNNPIQLNDVIYKIYNSDIQDYHFTNQEELINFLIKNL; from the exons ATGGAAACggacaaaataaataatgggGATGATCCCCTAGTGTCTGCTGGGAAActtataaatgatatatacaCCTTGTCATCGATTAAAGATATTGATATAGATATTATTCAGGAAGG atTACTGAAAAAGGTCATGGACGATGAAGAAACAAACGGAATAATGTTTGCAGAAGATACGTCTAATTCTAAAAATGAGTGTATTATTCTCAATATACGAATAAATGtggataaaaataattatgggTCAAATAAGTATGAATTGGGATATGCTGATATTAGTGTGAATATagattttaataaaaaggaatataattatagttTAGATAATTCTAAATTACATAAATGTTATTACTACAAAATAACGAcgtttttaaattatattatagaaaaaaaattaaattttaaagacagtattatgtatttatattctcaCACTAATGATTATAATTCTATGAAATGTTCTTGTTGGGTCGATGATAAAAACGTAGAACCTATTTTAGAATCCAAAATGAATGATACTATAAAAgtcgaaaaaaaagaaaagaaattgGATAATActgctttaaaaaaaaaagaacacTTTACTGAATATTCAAAGGGGTATATAAAAGCGAATACAGAAAATGAAAGTGAAGAGACAAATGCAAAGCTGAAGAGAAAGACATGTACTGTTCGATCCTTTTCTGAAGATAATATTAGTTTTACAAATAACATGGGTAGCCTTTCAGGTAGTAGCaaatttaatgaaattAGCAGTTCAGGATTTCTAGAACGgggaataaataaatccGGGGCAGATACAGACAGTGAAATTGTAAAGAGAAAACAAGcgaatatgaatataacaaaaaaaatgaaaaatgatgGATTCAATGAATTGCTAgaaaaaaagggaaaaaataaaattgaagaaaACTTCAAAcatgatgataataataaatcaattAATTATTCTACCGAAGAAAGAAATAGTAAAAGAgaagatataaaattttcaataaaaGACGCAGAAGAAATTAGTGATTTTCTTAAAAcagattatttaaataaaacaaaaaagataaaattgaataatATGACAGAAATcgacaaaaataatatatatgaaaaagaagagagaaaaaaaaagaaatttattaaaattatgaagGAAAATATACCGCTAACTGTTTTATTGGCAAGTAATGGGAATGGAATATGTaaagaaattattaacaaatattCTCGGTATTATCGAGATTTTTCAGAAGAAAGTGTGCTAGGGTGTGGTGGTTTTGGTTACGTTATGaaagttaaaaataaaaaatttaatatagcTTATGctgtgaaaaaaataacctTAAGCAGCTATAGTTCTAACAAAcgagaaaatgaaaacgaCATGGCccgaaaatataataataatgtcaAAAAGGGTAACAAATGTAATGATATTGAGCACATGGCATCTAGGTCTTTTAGCTCCGGTAACAACATCATGAATGAAAACAACAGTCTTATAATGGAAGAAGTTATAATGATTGCTAAATTGCAGCATGAAAATATTGTGAGGTATTATGACGCATGGGTGGAAAATAACATAGACTATTATCTTTTTaaagaaattgaaaataattataaatcggtaataaaaaagaaaaataaagaaaataaaaagaatatatactatatagatgaaataaacaatatacgaaattattataataaaaagaataaagagagtataaaaataaatgaaaaatatttatacatattaatgGAATATTGTCCAGGAAAAACATTAAGAGAAGCAATAGACTGtggttttatttataaaaatgaaaaattaatatggGAATTgattaaacaaattttaaagggaatatattatatacatgatatgaaaataatgcataGAGATATAAAAccatcaaatatatttttacaaataaatgatgACATTTTATCAGCTAAAATAGGAGATTTTGGTTTAACTACCAAAATTGATAATACCCAAATAAACCCATCAGCAGGAACAGTTAATTATATGTCCCCTGAGCAAATAAATGGTGAACATTTTGATCAAAAAGCggatattttttcattgggagttgttttttttgaaatgtTTCATGAGCCTTTTTCAACATCAATGGAAAGATCAATAGTGTTATCTAACCTATTGAAATGTATATACCCAGAAAGCATACGATCAGATAATAAgatatttcaatttttgtTAAGTTTATTAGAAATTGATCCACAGAAAAGGTTATCCGCTTATAGCTTATTacatgaaaattttttcttttcatatGAGAAAAAGTTTAATGAGATTTATAATTTAGTTGAGAAAAAAAGGAACTGTGAGGAAGTGCAGACAATAATTAGTACactatttgaaaaaaatgataataaaattgaaaagaattcgataaaaaaagaagataTGGTAGCATTTCAAGGAgctaaaatattttcagaagaatcaaatataaagaaaagtataaaaaagaaaattatattgtcttttaaaaaaagaggtgcaatctttttaataacacCTATAATTTtacgaaataaatattatataaactttgaaaatataacaattgatgaatataattattcttataatataaataagaagaaagaaaacaaatgtaaaagcatatttataaatacaaatgcgtgtaataatattgaaaatgtGGTATACTTGCTAGACATATATGGTAATATTATAACTTTGcgaaattcattttttttgtctttttccgaatatatatatgaaaacatAGATAgttatgataaatataatgaaacaCTGTTGTTTTGGAAATTTTATACTAAAGGATATACATACAAATATCAAATagctaaaaataaacaaccAAAAAAAGATATGAGTACTACTAATTTATATCCAGACGaagtagaaaaaatattttattgcattttaataaatacaaaaaatgtttattctCACGAagaatttaattatatatcaatatttGCAAATTCAGATATTTTTGTATCGATATATACTTTATGTAATCATGCTTCttattttaacaaattGATATTTGTCTGGTCATATATCGATTTGTTACCATTGATATTGATTGAATGTTTGGATTTGCCTGAGGATACATCTTATGACTTggcaataattttaaagaaaaattcttcccaattaataaataaatcagCAATATCATTGTTGatacaaaaatttaaattagaaaataataatatttcaaaagtaactgattttatatttaatttgtttcaaataaaatgtgagattaataaaatagatgAATATTTTAGTATTTTAGAAAAGTTCCTATTTGATCCCTTAAGCAAAAGAAATTCAGATTTCAACAATACTTACAATAATAGTATTATGTGCAATACTACTATTAATAATGTGGGAAGTATGAACACACCCAAGAGCAGTTGTAAAAACGGGggcaataataatataggaTGTACCAATAATAGTGGGCATGCTAACAGTAGCAATAttaatgtaataaataacaatagCTTGGTGACttatgatgaaaaagaaaatccaagtcatgaaaatgataattgtAGAACAGAATATGATggacataaaaaatattcgaaTGAAACagaaaaatgtattaaagTTATGGagaataaagaaaaaaaaataaatttattgtcTGTATTAGAtaaagttaaaaatattaacaaatttattggaacaaatacaataattgaaaatgtatattttgatattttcttaaattatgatgaaaatgtttTCTCTAacgaaataatattttatgttatatCAGATAGTAAGAATAAAGACATAATAGCTCATGGTGGGAAGTTTGACAAACTAATAagaaatatgaataatcaGAAATGTGCCAATATAAGTCATAATAATACTAATGATAATggtgtaaaaaataattcatctGTACATATAAAAGCATATGGtgttgaaatatatttggaaaaaatttttacaaagATAACAGAATCCAATGATAAATTATCAATGAATACTCAAACAACATCAGGAGGGGATAAGTTCCAAATTTTCAACAATTTTTCATTGTTACAtgattatcaaaataattttgaatgcacaaataatttaatttcatCCCAATTAAATACTGGACAATTTAATTACTCTTGTcctaaaattttaattcaaGTTTATGAAATAGAGAATTTATTAGTTGCTTATGAtgtatcaaaaaaattattaaataaaaatatatattcctatatatttttttcagctAATAGtgcaaatattaaaaagaaagtcaaaatttttaagccccataaaataaagttcATTATTTCTATTAAATCGAATAGCAATGATACAGCATTTAATGTGAATAATCCGATCCAATTAAATGatgttatttataaaatttacaatTCCGATATTCAGGATTATCATTTTACTAATCAGGAAGAATTAattaactttttaattaaaaatttgtag
- a CDS encoding histidine--tRNA ligase, putative gives MRCLPPSNLPVYIISKRNKDIYFFSTVLRNNNNIVSKMSIDIYKNKVFNTKDVVDVSVNNRELKLEPSSFKDCFYKLNESRKSIEDLEKIYHTYSISEKWEVENDKIMDSEKEEKNGIINNVNHLAYDIVELRCLYFFFLINILRFKNALDLNLIRNVCNSINNMQVSNKSNHTVYLKNNNSLYSEILKNFLIENIQKSGKSEYNINDFNVFVNKNIEKTSLMFLNFYRITSSCKYLTCCLCNILELFNINTDVLFKNSFNNNINNSNIQSINILISKIKWMLHDSKIDKDKEISKKFGPNLLLFLYTQSKLDDDGEYFLNTINHNFKNFIEKSNYDSVEDMNSISSYVNLLCKNFNQNFKEHIKNMISIVSKIVPLYAEKLSTFILTKEYIGNGHDSLKRPPFNGITFASNVDANNSKKFLTELYETEYLKSIENHIANIDGLSELEALKKLYIIFNDLIILLTDICLNMNIMYDIKSYNKALAQVLKNKKVSSCVYNIGAGCLEFKNFLYSIVSETYDTSEIKQENKLLTDKLFFMLRKNFSAYKYNKEISEVLMQKNVNFNLKVPKGTKDFTGEDMQLRNVFFQFIKNKFLIHGGVEIDTPVFELKETLIDKYGEDSKLIFDLKDQGGESLSLRYDLTVPLYRFFNTNNLNTLKRFHIGKVYRRDEPSMNRGRFREFYQCDFDIVGKYDTLKADFHILHIFWDILTNLKNVIGNFICKINHRKILEFMLLSSNIHKDKVKTVSSSIDKLDKITFQQFRDELLNEKGISVDSVDKIEGYISKTLSLSPFLVIEFLRNDLNESKFDENYKKEMNDVINYLEQIFELLKHFNMLNQFSFDLSLARGLDYYTGIIFEFVLLSDTSLGSIGAGGRYDYLIRNKRKEYIPSVGASIGIERIITIAEDVVRKKMTQLLCSENSASGDNASSNANDKSKLNLKDNEVEVLICNTNKNAFKQTIELCKKLWKANIGAEFVYFSDQRLQKQFSYALEKQIPLVIIIGDEIERGIIKLRELTLDKSRSGGEKEIKVSECVQEVKNYFSSNLPWKQNIMKILFGSTK, from the coding sequence ATGCGTTGTTTGCCTCCTTCTAACTTACCAGTTTACATAATTAGCAAAcgaaataaagatatatattttttttccaccgttttaagaaataacaataatatagtAAGCAAAATGagtatagatatatataaaaataaagtatttAACACAAAGGATGTGGTTGATGTCAGTGTTAACAATCGAGAATTGAAGTTGGAGCCATCCAGCTTTAAGGATTGtttttacaaattaaatgaaagtAGAAAAAGTATTGAAGActtggaaaaaatatatcatacaTATAGTATAAGTGAAAAGTGGGAAGTAGAAAATGACAAAATAATGGATTCAGagaaagaagaaaaaaatggaattatTAACAATGTAAATCATTTAGCATATGATATTGTTGAACTGAGgtgcttatatttttttttcttaataaatatattaagatttaaaaatgcCTTAGATCTAAACCTGATACGAAATGTTTGTAACAGTATTAACAATATGCAAGtttcaaataaaagtaaTCATACTGTTTatcttaaaaataataactcTTTATATAGTgagatattaaaaaattttttaattgaaaatatacaGAAAAGTGGCAAATcagaatataatataaatgattttaatgtgtttgtaaataaaaatatcgaaAAAACAAGtttaatgtttttaaatttttatagaatAACTTCTTcttgtaaatatttaactTGCTGTTTATGTAACATTTTGGAATTAttcaatataaatacagatgtattatttaaaaattcatttaataataatattaataatagtaatattcaatcaataaacattttgatatcaaaaataaaatggatGTTACATGATTCTAAAATCGATAAAGATAAAGAAATTTCTAAAAAGTTCGGTcccaatttattattatttttatatacacaaaGTAAATTAGATGATGATggagaatattttttaaatacaataaatcataactttaaaaattttatagaaaaatcCAATTATGATTCTGTAGAAGATATGAATTCAATTAGTTCTTATGTTAATCTTctttgtaaaaattttaatcaaaattttaaggaacatattaaaaatatgataagtATTGTTTCCAAAATTGTGCCTTTATATGCTGAAAAATTGTCTACGtttattttaacaaaagaatatattgGTAATGGGCATGACAGTTTAAAGAGACCACCATTTAACGGGATCACTTTTGCTTCTAATGTAGATgcaaataattcaaaaaaatttctaactgaattatatgaaactgaatatttaaaaagtatcGAGAATCATATTGCAAATATAGATGGATTATCTGAGTTGGAAGCATTAAAAAAgctttatattatatttaatgattTGATAATTTTGCTAACAgatatatgtttaaatatgaacataATGTATGATATAAAATCTTATAATAAAGCGTTAGCACAGGTTCTGAAGAATAAAAAGGTTTCAAGTTGTGTGTATAATATAGGGGCTGGATGTCTTgagtttaaaaattttctttattcaATTGTTAGTGAAACATATGATACTTCAGAAATTAAACAAGAGAATAAACTATTGACTGATaagcttttttttatgttacgtaaaaatttttcagcatataaatataataaagaaatatctGAAGTACTAATGCAAAAGAATGTAAACTTTAATCTAAAGGTTCCAAAAGGTACAAAAGATTTTACAGGAGAAGATATGCAATTAagaaatgttttttttcagtttataaaaaataagtttttAATACATGGAGGAGTTGAAATTGATACGCCAGTATttgaattaaaagaaacaCTAATTGATAAATATGGAGAAGattcaaaattaatatttgatTTAAAAGATCAAGGAGGTGAAAGTTTATCATTAAGATATGATTTAACTGTGCCATTATATCGATTTTTCAAtactaataatttaaatacacTTAAAAGATTTCATATAGGCAAAGTATATAGGAGAGATGAACCAAGTATGAATAGAGGTAGATTCAGAGAGTTTTATCAATGTGATTTTGATATAGTTGGAAAATATGATACGTTAAAAGCtgattttcatatattacatatattttgggatatattaacaaatttaaaaaatgtgattggtaattttatttgcaaAATTAATCACAGAAAAATTTTAGAATTCATGTTGTTATCTtcaaatatacataaagaTAAAGTAAAAACTGTTTCTAGTAGTATAGATAAGTTAGATAAAATAACTTTTCAGCAATTTAGAgatgaattattaaatgaaaaaggtATATCTGTTGATTCAGTAGATAAAATCGAGGGATATATTTCGAAAACATTAAGTTTATCACCATTTTTAGTTATTGAATTTTTAAGAAATGATTTAAATGAATCAAAAtttgatgaaaattataaaaaagaaatgaatgatgttataaattatttagaacaaatttttgaattacttaaacattttaatatgcTAAATCAATTTTCTTTTGATTTATCATTAGCTAGAGGCTTAGATTATTATACTGGTATAATATTTGAGTTTGTTCTTTTGTCTGATACGAGCTTAGGTAGTATAGGGGCAGGAGGAAGATATGATTATTTGATtcgaaataaaagaaaagaatatataccATCGGTTGGTGCATCTATAGGAATAGAACGAATCATTACTATTGCTGAAGATGTagttagaaaaaaaatgacacAACTTTTATGTTCCGAAAATAGTGCAAGTGGTGACAATGCATCGAGTAATGCGAATGATAAATCGAAATTGaatttaaaagataatGAAGTTGAAGTACTTATATGTAatactaataaaaatgcatttaAGCAAACTATTGAAttgtgtaaaaaattatggaaGGCAAATATAGGAGCtgaatttgtatattttagtGATCAAAGATTACAAAAACAATTTAGCTATGCCTTGGAAAAACAAATACCACttgttattataatagGGGATGAAATTGAAAGAGGGATCATCAAATTAAGAGAGCTGACTTTAGATAAATCAAGATCTGGTGGTGAAAAGGAAATTAAAGTATCTGAGTGTGTTCAAGaagttaaaaattattttagtTCCAATTTACCATGGAAACAAAACATTATGAAGATTTTATTTGGAAGTACCAAATGA